In one window of Eleutherodactylus coqui strain aEleCoq1 chromosome 10, aEleCoq1.hap1, whole genome shotgun sequence DNA:
- the LOC136580715 gene encoding calpain-1 catalytic subunit-like translates to MWAGQDYHALRTLCLQKGQLFEDPVFPQDLSDPKIEWKRPTEFCSNPKFIESGSSSTDVCQGELGDCWLLSTLSALTVHPSLFSRVVPADQSFSRSEGHSGIFHFNLWQFGEWMNVVIDDKLPTKNGQLMFTKSDSREELWSALLEKAYAKVSGGYSALQGGTVAEALEDFTGGIAESVSLSRYTSEEVWEMVTEAESKKSLMACFIQVSDPTDVGRVDEDGLVLGHAYSVLGAKEVTLGSGKVTLIRLRNPWGFTEYTGPWSDKSLEWKSVSDVEQKALNLQKEDGEFWMLCEDFCSLFSWVVICASNMESPQYKLTELRGRWERGVSAGGGRRLKSFFTNPQFRFRVGVASEVVSDSESGTEERWTMLLELLQTDRRATKLHIACHLYRVPEDLVSRPRLDRGFFTRNRPVSDTGDPQNSRGVTMKASLSPGEYVIVPSTYDANQEGNFYIRVYCEKATDNRIN, encoded by the exons ATGTGGGCCGGACAGGATTACCACGCTCTGCGAACTCTATGCTTGCAGAAGGGGCAACTTTTTGAAGACCCCGTGTTTCCTCAGGACCTTTCTGACCCCAAGATTGAGTGGAAAAGACCGACT GAATTCTGCTCCAACCCAAAATTCATAGAGAGTGGATCCAGCAGCACGGACGTCTGCCAGGGGGAGCTTG GTGACTGTTGGCTACTCTCCACTCTCTCGGCTCTCACAGTCCACCCCTCTCTTTTCTCACGAGTTGTCCCCGCAGACCAGAGCTTCAGCCGCAGTGAAGGACACAGCGGAATCTTCCATTTTAAC TTATGGCAGTTTGGTGAATGGATGAATGTGGTGATTGATGACAAACTCCCAACCAAAAACGGGCAACTTATGTTCACGAAGAGCGACTCTCGGGAAGAACTATGGAGTGCGCTGCTGGAGAAAGCCTATGCCAA GGTGTCTGGAGGTTATTCTGCGCTGCAGGGGGGAACCGTCGCTGAGGCGCTAGAAGATTTCACTGGTGGGATAGCGGAGAGCGTGTCTCTGAGTAGATACACCTCGGAGGAGGTCTGGGAGATGGTCACTGAAGCTGAGAGCAAGAAGTCCCTCATGGCGTGCTTCATTCAG GTTTCAGATCCCACTGACGTCGGACGTGTGGATGAGGACGGCTTGGTGTTGGGACATGCATACTCGGTTTTAGGAGCCAAGGAG GTGACGCTCGGCTCCGGGAAGGTCACACTAATCAGGCTGAGGAATCCCTGGGGCTTCACTGAGTATACCGGCCCCTGGAGTGACAA ATCCTTGGAGTGGAAGTCGGTGTCGGATGTGgaacagaaagcgctgaacctgcagaaagaagacggcgaATTCTG GATGCTCTGTGAGGACTTCTGCAGCCTCTTTTCGTGGGTTGTCATTTGCGCAAGCAACATGGAGTCACCGCAGTATAAGCTCACTGAACTACGTGGTCGCTGGGAGCGTGGGGTCAGTGCAGGAGGAGGACGCAGACTGA AATCTTTCTTCACCAACCCACAATTCCGGTTCCGCGTGGGCGTTGCTTCAGAGGTGGTGTCTGACTCTGAATCGGGGACTGAAGAGCGCTGGACGATGTTACTGGAGCTACTGCAGACGGACAGAAGAGCCACAAAACTCCACATTGCATGTCACCTGTACAGG GTTCCTGAAGATCTG GTTTCTCGTCCACGTCTCGATCGCGGATTCTTTACAAGGAATCGCCCTGTGTCTGACACAGGTGACCCACAAAACAGCCGTGGGGTGACGATGAAGGCATCTCTGAGCCCAGGAGAATATGTTATTGTACCATCCACATACGACGCCAACCAGGAGGGAAACTTTTATATCAGAGTATATTGTGAGAAAGCAACAGACAACAG